One Drechmeria coniospora strain ARSEF 6962 chromosome 01, whole genome shotgun sequence genomic region harbors:
- a CDS encoding fatty acid synthase beta subunit dehydratase: MYGTGTGPQTGISTPRSSSSLRPLTLSHGTLETSFLIPTNLHFHASQIKDRFVASLPAATDELAQDDEPSSVPELVARYLGFVAREVEEGEDDAQGSYEEVLKLVLNEFERAFLRGNEAHALAATLPGIESKKLEVIRSYYLARAVSNRTIKPHESALLRAAGDGTARVYTIFGGQGNIEEYFEELRELFQTYPSFVGELITSAAEQLQTLSKHPGAKKMFPKGLDIMNWLQHADSTPDVDYLVSAPVSFPLIGLVQMAHYEVTCKVLGVDPGHLRECIGGTTGHSQGIVMAAASAAADSWDSWRGIISSTLTILFWIGTRSQQAFPTTSMTPTMLRESMDHGEGSPTPMLSIRDLSQQEVQKHIDATNQYLPPHRHISISLINSPRNLVVTGPPTSLYGLNSQLRKVKAPTGLDQTRVPYTERKVRFANRFLPITAPFHSKYLSEATAMIDEDLKDVSIDSSSLGIPVFDTNTGRDLRAEVKGNVVPALVRLITRDPVHWEKATVFPSASHILDFGPGGVSGLGVLTSRNKEGTGVRVILAGAVDGTIPEVGYKPELFDRDEENAVKYANDWVKEFGPRLVKTSSGHKYVDTKMSRLLGLPPVMVAGMTPCTVPWDFVAATMNAGYHIELAGGGYFNGKRMTEALAKIEKAIPAGRGITVNLIYVNPRAMGWQIPLIGKLRAEGVPIEGLTIGAGVPSIEVAQEYIETLGLKHISFKPGSGEAIQAVINIAKANPSFPVILQWTGGRGGGHHSFEDFHQPILQMYGRIRRQENIILVAGSGFGGADDTYPYITGDWSKKYGYPPMPFDGCLFGSRMMVAKEAHTSKNAKQAIIDAPGLEDSDWEKTYKGPAGGVITVRSEMGEPIHKLATRGVSFWAEMDKKIFSLPKEKRVPELKKNREYIIKRLNDDFQKVWFGCNKAGKAVDLEDMTYAEVVRRLVDLLFVKHQSRWIDPSFTKLTGDFIHRVEERFTTQAGKPSLLQTYADLDEPFDAVDRILANYPEAEVQIINAQDVQHFLLLCMRPGQKPVTFIPALDENFEFFFKKDSLWQSEDLDAVIDQDVGRTCILQGPTAAKFSTVIDQPIQEILDGIHESHIDSLSRDYYNNDESSIPAVEYFGGKLVESEIPLDVEGLTVNYDTHKNTYRLSSSATSAMPSIDSWLSLLAGPNRNWRHALLMSDVVVQGQKFQTNPMRRIFAPARGLFVEIQYPNDPARTTIVVKEQPRHNQYVDVIEVKLTGKSEILVNLIKDTNALGKPAALPLKFVYHPEAGYAPIHEVMEDRNDRIKDFYWKVWFGKDPLNLDALVTGVFDGGRTTITSEAINDFVHAVGNTGEAFVDRPGKVVYAPMDFAIVVGWKAITKPIFPRTIDGDLLKLVHLSNQFRMIPGAEPLKKGDEIHTTAQINAVLNQDSGKMVEVCGTITRGGEPVMEVTSQFLYRGNYQDYENTFQRKIETPVQVHLATSKDVAVLRSKEWFAMDEIPTEIDLLGQTLTFRLQSLVRYKDKNVCSSVETRGQVLLELPTKEVIQVASVDYEAGESHGNPVIDYLERNGSPLDQPINFENPIPLSGKTPLQLRAPASNETYARVSGDYNPIHVSRVFSGYANLPGTITHGMYSSAAVRSLVETWAAENDIGRVRSFHAQLVGMVLPNDDISVKLQHVGMVAGRKIIKVEVSNTETEEKVLLGEAEIEQPVTAYVFTGQGSQEQGMGMELYASSSVAKEVWDRADKYLLDNYGKFPPASHRNNPKELTIHFGGPRGKAIRQNYMAMTFETVAADGSIKSERIFKEISESTTSYTYRSPTGLLSATQFTQPALTLMEKASFEDMKAKGLVPRDSTFAGHSLGEYSALAALADVMPIESLVSVVFYRGLTMQVAVERDATGRSNYSMCAVNPSRISKTFNEEALQFVVNSIAEETGWLLEIVNYNIANMQYVCAGDLRALDTLAGVTNFLKKQQIDIEEMRSNIEEAKGALKEIIRGSAEATLKKPQPLELERGFATIPLRGIDVPFHSTFLRSGVKPFRSFLLKKINKTTIDPSKLVGKYIPNVTAKPFALTKEYFEEVYKLTNSPKIGAVLANWDKYVGEDDGKAGSDSGASVEFEGPGAAA; the protein is encoded by the exons ATGTACGGCACTGGAACCGGCCCTCAGACGGGCATTTCCACTCCTAGATCCAGCTCCTCCCTCCGGCCGCTGACGCTCTCCCACGGCACCCTCGAAACATCCTTCCTCATCCCAACCAACCTTCACTTTCACGCCTCTCAGATAAAAGACCGCTTCGTCGCAAGCTTGCCCGCCGCCACGGACGAGCTGGCTCAGGATGACGAGCCGTCCTCCGTTCcggagctcgtcgcccgATACCTCGGTTTCGTCGCccgcgaggtcgaggaaggggaggaCGACGCGCAGGGCTCGTACGAAGAGGTCCTCAAACTTGTCCTCAACGAGTTTGAGCGCGCGTTCCTCCGCGGCAACGAAGCCCACGCCCTCGCTGCCACCCTCCCCGGAATCGAATCAAAGAAACTCGAGGTTATCCGCAGCTACTACCTGGCTCGGGCAGTTTCCAACCGAACGATAAAGCCTCACGAATCCGCCTTGCTACGcgctgccggcgacgggacCGCCCGTGTCTACACCATTTTTGGCGGCCAGGGCAATATTGAGGAGTATTTCGAGGAACTCCGTGAACTGTTTCAGACGTATCCCAGCTTCGTTGGCGAGCTCATCACATCTGCGGCCGAGCAACTCCAGACGCTGTCAAAGCACCCTGGTGCAAAGAAGATGTTCCCCAAGGGCCTAGACATCATGAACTGGCTTCAGCACGCGGACTCCACGCCGGATGTTGATTACCTCGTCTCGGCGCCCGTCAGCTTCCCCCTCATCGGTCTCGTTCAGATGGCACACTACGAGGTGACTTGCAAGGTCCTTGGCGTTGACCCTGGCCACTTGAGGGAATGCATCGGCGGCACCACAGGCCATTCCCAGGGCATCGTCATGGCTGCCGCCAGTGCGGCTGCGGACTCCTGGGATTCGTGGCGAGGAATCATCAGCTCGACTCTGACGATTCTGTTCTGGATCGGTACACGAAGCCAGCAGGCCTTCCCCACCACCTCGATGACACCAACCATGTTGCGAGAGTCCATGGATCATGGCGAGGGCAGTCCCACTCCCATGCTCAGCATTCGAGACCTGTCCCAGCAAGAGGTTCAAAAGCACATCGACGCCACGAACCAGTATCTCCCTCCACATCGCCATATCAGCATATCCCTCATCAACAGTCCTCGCAACCTTGTCGTGACGGGCCCTCCCACCTCCCTCTACGGTCTGAACTCTCAGTTGCGGAAGGTCAAGGCCCCCACGGGCCTCGACCAGACTCGCGTTCCTTACACTGAGCGCAAGGTCCGTTTCGCCAACCGCTTTCTCCCCATCACCGCACCGTTTCACAGCAAGTACCTCTCCGAGGCTACCGCCATGATTGATGAGGACTTGAAAGATGTGAGCATCGACTCCAGCTCGCTGGGCATCCCTGTCTTCGACACGAATACTGGCAGAGACCTCCGAGCCGAGGTCAAGGGCAATGTTGTGCCGGCTCTCGTGCGCCTCATCACGCGCGACCCCGTTCACTGGGAGAAAGCCACCGTCTTCCCTTCTGCATCTCACATCCTCGATTTCGGTCCTGGCGGCGTCTCCGGTCTTGGTGTTTTGACGAGCCGGAACAAGGAGGGGACTGGCGTTCGCGTCATCTTGGctggtgccgtcgatggcacGATTCCTGAGGTTGGGTACAAGCCCGAGCTCTTCGATAGGGACGAAGAGAACGCCGTCAAGTACGCCAACGATTGGGTTAAGGAATTTGGCCCTCGCCTCGTCAAGACTTCAAGTGGCCACAAGTACGTCGATACGAAAATGAGCCGACTTCTTGGCTTGCCTCCTGTTATGGTGGCGGGCATGACACCCTGCACGGTGCCGTGGGACTTTGTCGCTGCCACGATGAACGCAGGCTACCACATCGAGCTTGCCGGTGGCGGCTACTTCAATGGAAAGCGGATGACGGAGGCCCTTGCCAAAATTGAAAAGGCCATTCCCGCTGGTCGCGGAATCACGGTCAACCTGATCTATGTGAACCCTCGAGCCATGGGCTGGCAGATCCCCCTGATCGGAAAGCTACGTGCTGAGGGTGTACCGATTGAGGGGTTGACCATCGGTGCTGGTGTCCCCTCGATCGAGGTTGCTCAGGAGTACATTGAGACCCTCGGCTTGAAGCATATCTCCTTCAAACCCGGCTCCGGCGAAGCCATACAGGCGGTCATCAACATTGCAAAGGCCAACCCGAGCTTCCCCGTCATTCTCCAGTGGACTGGCGGCAGAGGGGGTGGGCACCACTCCTTTGAGGATTTCCACCAGCCTATTTTGCAAATGTACGGTCGGATCCGACGCCAGGAGAACATCATCCTCGTAGCCGGCAGCGGCTTTGGCGGTGCAGATGACACGTACCCCTACATCACCGGTGACTGGTCCAAGAAGTATGGCTATCCCCCGATGCCCTTTGACGGCTGCCTGTTTGGCAGCCGCATGATGGTTGCCAAGGAAGCCCACACGAGCAAGAATGCCAAGcaggccatcatcgacgcCCCCGGCCTCGAGGACAGCGACTGGGAGAAGACCTACAAGGGTCCGGCCGGAGGAGTCATCACTGTGCGATCTGAGATGGGCGAACCGATTCACAAGCTGGCCACTCGCGGCGTAAGCTTCTGGGCGGAGATGGACAAGAAGATATTCAGTCTGCCCAAGGAGAAGCGGGTTCCCGAGCTTAAGAAGAACCGCGAGTACATCATTAAGAGGCTCAACGACGACTTCCAGAAAGTTTGGTTTGGCTGCAACAAGGCTGGCAAGGCGGTTGACCTGGAAGACATGACTTATGCCGAGGTTGTTCGGCGACTTGTTGACCTGCTCTTCGTGAAGCACCAATCTCGATGGATCGATCCGTCCTTCACCAAGCTGACGGGTGACTTCATCCACCGTGTCGAGGAGCGCTTCACGACCCAAGCTGGGAAGCCGTCGCTGCTTCAGACCTACGCTGACCTAGACGAACCTTTTGACGCTGTCGACCGGATCCTAGCCAATTACCCCGAGGCTGAGGTTCAGATTATCAACGCGCAAGATGTTCAGCATTTCTTGCTCCTCTGCATGCGACCTGGTCAGAAGCCTGTGACGTTTATCCCCGCCCTGGATGAGAATTTTGAGTTTTTCTTCAAGAAAGATTCCCTGTGGCAATccgaggacctcgacgcgGTCATTGACCAAGATGTCGGGCGTACTTGCATCCTCCAAGGCCCTACCGCGGCCAAGTTCTCCACCGTCATCGACCAGCCTATTCAGGAGATCTTGGACGGCATTCACGAGTCTCACATCGACTCCCTGTCGAGGGATTACTATAACAACGACGAGAGCTCCATCCCCGCTGTCGAGTATTTCGGTGGCAAGCTTGTCGAGTCGGAGATTCCTCTCGACGTTGAGGGCCTGACGGTCAACTACGATACCCACAAGAACACCTACCGCCTGTCGTCCTCCGCAACCAGTGCGATGCCATCGATCGACTCTTGGCTGTCTCTGCTCGCCGGCCCCAATCGCAACTGGAGGCACGCGCTGCTCATGTCCGACGTCGTTGTCCAGGGCCAGAAGTTCCAGACAAACCCCATGCGACGCATCTTTGCGCCGGCGCGGGGCTTGTTTGTGGAGATTCAGTATCCCAATGACCCCGCCAGGACAaccatcgtcgtcaaggaGCAGCCGAGACATAACCAGTATGTGGATGTCATCGAGGTCAAGTTGACGGGCAAGAGCGAGATTCTGGTCAACCTTATCAAGGATACGAATGCGCTGGGAAAGCCGGCCGCCTTACCCCTCAAGTTTGTCTACCATCCTGAGGCCGGCTATGCTCCCATTCATGAGGTCATGGAGGACCGTAACGATCGCATCAAGGATTTCTACTGGAAGGTGTGGTTCGGCAAGGACCCCCTCAATCTTGATGCTTTGGTCACTGGCGTTTTCGATGGTGGCCGCACGACCATTACCAGCGAGGCCATCAACGACTTCGTCCATGCCGTCGGCAACACGGGCGAGGCGTTCGTAGATCGGCCGGGCAAGGTCGTCTACGCTCCTATGGATTTTGCCATTGTCGTTGGCTGGAAAGCCATCACAAAGCCCATATTCCCGCgcaccatcgacggcgacctgCTGAAGCTCGTTCACCTCTCCAACCAGTTCCGCATGATCCCCGGGGCCGAACCGTTGAAGAAGGGTGACGAGATCCACACCACAGCCCAGATCAACGCCGTTCTGAACCAGGACTCGGGCAAGATGGTCGAGGTCTGCGGCACCATTACCCGAGGTGGAGAGCCGGTCATGGAGGTCACGTCGCAGTTCCTCTACCGTGGCAACTATCAAGACTACGAGAACACTTTCCAGCGCAAGATCGAGACGCCGGTACAGGTTCATCTGGCGACGAGCAAGGACGTGGCGGTGCTTCGATCGAAGGAGTGGTTTGCCATGGATGAGATTCCGACGGAAATCGACCTGCTGGGCCAGACCCTGACTTTCCGCCTGCAGAGCCTCGTTCGCTACAAGGACAAGAATGTTTGCAGCAGCGTCGAGACTCGCGGGCAAGTCTTGCTCGAGCTACCGACCAAGGAGGTTATCCAGGTTGCCAGCGTTGACTACGAGGCGGGCGAATCCCACGGGAACCCTGTCATCGACTACCTCGAGCGCAACGGCTCGCCTCTCGACCAGCCGATCAACTTTGAGAATCCGATCCCGCTGAGCGGCAAGACCCCCCTGCAGCTCCGCGCGCCAGCGTCGAACGAGACGTACGCTCGCGTTTCGGGCGACTACAACCCTATTCACGTGTCCCGCGTCTTCAGCGGGTACGCTAACCTCCCGGGGACGATCACGCACGGCATGTACTCGAGCGCTGCCGTCCGAAGCCTAGTGGAGACGTGGGCCGCCGAGAACGACATTGGTCGTGTCCGAAGCTTCCATGCTCAGCTGGTTGGCATGGTTCTGCCCAACGACGACATCTCGGTCAAGCTGCAGCACGTGGGCATGGTTGCCGGCCGCAAGATCATCAAGGTCGAGGTCAGCAACACCGAGACGGAGGAGAAGGTGCTTCTTGGCGAGGCTGAGATTGAACAACCGGTGACGGCATACGTGTTCACCGGCCAAGGTTCGCAGGAACAAGGCATGGGCATGGAGCTGTACGCCAGCAGCTCGGTCGCCAAAGAGGTCTGGGACCGAGCTGACAAGTATCTCCTCGACAACTACGGCAAGTTTCCACCCGCATCGCATCGG AACAATCCCAAGGAGCTCACGATTCACTTTGGTGGGCCCAGGGGAAAGGCCATCAGACAGAACTACATGGCCATGACGTTTGAGACGGTGGCCGCGGACGGATCCATCAAGTCGGAGCGCATCTTCAAGGAAATCAGCGAGAGCACGACGTCATACACGTACCGGTCGCCGACGGGCTTGCTGTCGGCGACGCAGTTCACGCAGCCGGCGCTGACGCTGATGGAGAAGGCCAGCTTCGAGGACATGAAGGCCAAGGGTCTAGTGCCGCGAGATAGCACCTTTGCCGGCCACTCGTTGGGCGAGTACTCTGCGCTGGcggcgctcgccgacgtgaTGCCGATCGAGTCGCTGGTTTCCGTCGTCTTCTATCGTGGCTTGACGATGCAGGTGGCTGTCGAACGGGACGCCACCGGACGTTCCAACTACTCGATGTGCGCCGTCAACCCGAGCCGCATCTCCAAGACGTTCAACGAGGAAGCGCTGCAGTTTGTCGTCAACAGCATCGCGGAAGAGACTGGCTGGCTGCTCGAGATTGTGAACTACAACATTGCCAACATGCAGTACGTGTGCGCGGGCGACCTCAGGGCGCTCGACACACTGGCCGGGGTGACCAACTTCCTCAAGAAGCAGCAAATCGACATTGAAGAGATGCGAAGCAACATTGAGGAGGCCAAGGGAGCTCTGAAGGAGATTATCCGCGGGTCCGCCGAGGCGACGTTGAAGAAGCCGCAGCCATTGGAGCTGGAGCGAGGCTTCGCGACAATCCCGCTGCGAGGCATCGACGTTCCTTTCCACTCCACCTTCCTTCGGTCGGGTGTCAAGCCTTTCCGGTCCTTCCTGCTGAAGAAGATTAACAAGACGACGATTGACCCGTCGAAGTTGGTCGGGAAATACATTCCCAACGTGACGGCCAAGCCGTTTGCATTGACGAAGGAGTACTTTGAGGAAGTCTACAAGCTCACCAACTCGCCCAAGATCGGGGCAGTCCTAGCGAACTGGGACAAGTACGTCGGGGAGGACGATGGCAAGGCCGGCAGCGACAGCGGCGCATCTGTCGAGTTTGAGGGACCAGGCGCGGCGGCATGA
- a CDS encoding guanine deaminase codes for MAQAKNQLLLGTFVQSKTRRELEYLHDAAIAVDKQGRIAGVETGSGNVDAAKTKLLESLGWSEDEVDVHACMPGQFFFPGFIDTHVHASQYPNVGVFGKSTLLDWLEQYTFPLESSLKDLAKARTVYTACVQKTLAHGTTTAAYYATIDVSATNLLADLCLSLGQRAFIGRVCMDRPNFCPDYYRDESADESVKATMETIEHIQKIDANYDLVSPIITPRFAPSCTDELMGKLSALRHEHNLPVQTHISENEGEVKLVAELFPGKGSYAEVYESHGLLTPRTILAHAVHLTEAEASLVAARQSKVSHCPCSNSSLTSGQSRVRWMWEKGIEVGLGTDMSGGYSPSILEAARQAALVSRHVAMGAEDDESRERCKLTVEEVLYLATRGGAKVVGLENKVGDFEVGKQWDAQLVSLANVRDDGTRDGEADAGNVDLFGWETWEERIAKWLFNGDDRNTKMVWVNGRLVHSRP; via the exons ATGGCCCAGGCCAAAAATCAGCTCCTGCTGGGCACGTTTGTGCAGAGCAAAACCCGCAGGGAGCTCGAGTACCTGCAcgatgccgccatcgccgtcgacaagcagGGCAGGATTGCCGGTGTCGAGACCGGCTCCGGCaatgtcgatgccgccaagACGAAGCTGCTCGAGAGCCTGGGCTGGTCAGAGGATGAGGTGGACGTTCATGCCTGCATGCCAGGCCAATTCTTCTTTCCCGGTTTCATAG ATACCCATGTTCACGCGTCTCAGTATCCCAACGTCGGCGTTTTTGGCAAGTCGACGCTGCTCGACTGGCTTGAGCAGTACACTTTCCCGCTCGAATCCAGCCTGAAAGACCTTGCCAAAGCGCGCACCGTGTACACGGCATGCGTGCAGAAAACTCTGGCCCACGGtaccacgacggccgcctaCTATGCCACCATCGACGTGTCCGCCACCAACTTGCTGGCAGATCTGTGCTTGAGCCTCGGGCAGCGAGCCTTCATCGGCAGGGTATGCATGGACAGGCCCAACTTCTGTCCCGATTACTACCGTGACGAATCGGCGGATGAGTCCGTCaaggcgacgatggagacAATCGAGCATATCCAGAAAATCGACGCCAACTACGACTTGGTGTCGCCCATCATAACGCCGCGCTTTGCTCCGTCCTGCACGGACGAGTTGATGGGGAAGCTTTCGGCCCTACGGCACGAGCATAATCTGCCGGTGCAAACGCACATCTCGGAGAACGAGGGAGAGGTGAAGCTCGTGGCCGAGCTGTTCCCGGGCAAAGGCTCCTATGCCGAGGTGTACGAAAGCCACGGCCTTctgacgccgaggacgattCTCGCACATGCCGTCCACCTGACGGAAGCCGAGGCCAGTCTCGTTGCAGCTCGGCAGTCCAAGGTGTCGCACTGCCCTTGCAGCAACAGCTCCCTCACAAGCGGCCAGAGTCGTGTCCGCTGGATGTGGGAGAAGGGCATCGAGGTCGGCCTAGGCACCGACATGAGCGGCGGTTATAGCCCCTccatcctcgaggccgcgcgGCAGGCGGCCCTCGTGAGCAGGCACGTTGCCATGggagccgaggacgacgagtcgcGTGAGAGGTGCAAGCTGACCGTGGAGGAGGTGCTGTACCTCGCCACGAGAGGTGGAGCCAAGGTGGTCGGCCTCGAGAACAAGGTCGGCGATTTCGAGGTGGGCAAGCAGTGGGACGCCCAGCTGGTGAGCCTGGCCAACGTCAGGGACGATGGGACGAgggacggcgaggcagaCGCCGGGAACGTTGACCTGTTTGGCTGGGAGACATGGGAAGAGAGGATTGCCAAGTGGCTGTTCAATGGGGATGACCGAAATACCAAAATGGTCTGGGTCAATGGTAGGCTGGTCCATTCGCGGCCATGA
- a CDS encoding pathway-specific nitrogen regulator translates to MLRTGHEWPSSDPSIDATSSTVTKQKSRQGAESSSRKRRCISTACIACRKRKSKCDGAHPSCAACASVYRTECIYDPTSDHRRKGVYRGKVDCLEARSSTLQVLVEAIINASEEDVSGIVQRIRGCDSLDDLARQLANPVPGPDGDVAAAADQDDEDCALGFMPMEGEKDLARKMGELRLENGLVRFIGGTSHLIHANESSYLGSGAANETELEEFQEPGASADQYSPPLTLTTDEAVVTSWTRVTTDVGLISHLLGMYFTYHYAYFTTLSKKLFWRDFRRGAAGLVRGETAHCSPLLVNAMLALGCHFTDVSAACATPGDSRTKGDHFFAEAKRLILADDEFEKPCLATVQALALMSVREAGCARESKGWVYSGMSFRMAQDLGLNLELDGTTKQRIGDDENDARKVTFWGCFLFDKCWSNYLGRLPQLPRSTSNVSKFDVLADEDLATWSPLTDTDADADKGHHQGSHGDSRRQPWRTRAAALQLSSLCEISSDLLIFFYHPNHIGRSRGKTIELKKLGEIHQRLEEWRSKLPKEFAPKEGQLPNVILMHMFFHLQYIHLFRPFLKYSPSVSPLPANVSPRRICTANAEAISRLMRLYKKTYNLRQICNIAVYMIHSACTIHLLNLPEKGARRDIIHGVKHLEEIAEDWLCARRTLSILSALTRKWNCELPDDASFVLRRTDDKFGYFNTSDVPSSPGSSVKASPGMSDVGLASTSHGGYSHPQMYNPSNDNASRHLKHVALPAESTIDIDHRAASVVAACAQQQSLPMPNTALEGDIRPDLLTEWNVNTASAPLPVSLSPLPLVSGGGVAASGSNHLGMTRTGARAYDHRQMSSGKGLNVNGQQWILDDSVRWQHNFNGWDLDGTTAGSSMFAFDGSTNWDGRFQPTESDTGDQAAAGFDVLGASLSGGSWPPNLD, encoded by the exons ATGCTTCGGACGGGTCACgagtggccgtcgtcggatccGTCAATCGATGCGACCTCGTCCACGGTCACCAAGCAGAAGTCGCGCCAGGGTGCCGAGTCCTCGAGTCGGAAGCGGAGATGCATCAGCACTGCGTGCATCGCGTGCCGGAAACGCAAGTCGAAATGCGACGGCGCCCACCCCAGCTGCGCCGCCTGCGCCAGCGTCTATCGTACCGAGTGCATCTACGACCCTACCTCGGACCACCGCCGAAAAGGCGTCTACCGCGGAAAAGTGGACTGTCTCGAGGCTCGCAGTTCCACCCTGCAGGTGCTCGTAGAGGCCATCATCAACGCCTCAGAAGAAGATGTGTCGGGAATTGTCCAGCGAATCCGCGGCTGCGACAGCCTTGACGACCTGGCCCGGCAACTCGCCAACCCTGTCCCTGGTCCGGATGGCgacgtggcggcggcggccgaccaggatgacgaggactGCGCCCTGGGATTCATGCCCATGGAGGGAGAGAAGGACTTGGCTCGGAAGATGGGGGAGCTCCGGCTGGAGAATGGCCTTGTCCGATTCATCGGTGGCACCTCGCACCTCATACATGCCAACGAGTCCTCGTACCTTGGTAGCGGCGCCGCCAACGAAACCGAGTTGGAGGAGTTCCAAGAGCCCGGTGCGTCAGCGGACCAATACTCCCCGCCTCTCACGCTCACGACCGATGAAGCTGTCGTCACCTCCTGGACCCGAGTCACAaccgacgtcggcctcatCAGCCACCTTCTGGGCATGTACTTTACCTACCACTACGCCTACTTCACCACCCTGTCAAAGAAGCTCTTCTGGCGTGACTTTCGGAGGGGTGCCGCTGGCTTGGTGCGTGGCGAGACGGCCCATTGCTCGCCTTTGCTAGTCAACGCCATGCTCGCCCTGGGCTGCCACTTCACCGACGTCTCCGCTGCCTGCGCAACGCCCGGCGACTCCAGAACCAAAGGCGACCACTTCTTTGCCGAGGCGAAACggctcatcctcgccgacgatgaattTGAGAAGCCGTGCCTTGCCACAGTGCAGGCCTTGGCTCTGATGTCTGTCAGGGAGGCCGGGTGCGCGCGCGAGTCCAAAGGGTGGGTGTATAGCGGCATGAGCTTCCGCATGGCCCAGGACCTTGGCCTAAATCTCGAGTTGGACGGGACGACGAAGCAGcgcatcggcgacgatgagAACGACGCCAGAAAGGTCACCTTCTGGGGGTGCTTCCTGTTCGACAAATGTTGGTCCAACTACTTAGGCAGGCTGCCACAGCTTCCCAGGAGCACATCCAACGTGTCGAAATTTGATgttctcgccgacgaggacctggCCACCTGGTCGCCCCTCACCGATAccgacgctgacgccgaCAAAGGCCATCACCAGGGAAGTCATGGTGATTCCCGCAGGCAGCCGTGGAGAACAAGGGCGGCCGCTTTGCAGCTCTCGAGCCTGTGCGAAATCAGCAGCGACCTGCTCATCTTCTTCTACCACCCCAACCATATTGGCCGGTCTAGGGGCAAGACGATAGAACTCAAGAAGCTCGGCGAGATCCACCAGCGGTTGGAGGAGTGGCGCAGCAAGCTACCCAAGGAGTTTGCACCAAAGGAAGGGCAGCTGCCCAACGTGATTCTCATGCA CATGTTCTtccacctacagtacatccacCTCTTCAGGCCTTTCCTGAAATACTCTCCATCCGTCTCGCCCCTGCCTGCGAATGTTTCACCGCGCAGAATATGCACGGCCAATGCCGAGGCCATCTCGAGGCTCATGCGACTGTACAAGAAGACGTACAACCTGCGACAGATCTGCAACATTGCCGTCTACATGATCCACAGTGCCTGCACGATACATCTTCTCAACCTACCGGAGAAGGGCGCCCGAAGGGACATCATCCACGGTGTCAAGCATCTTGAGGAGATTGCCGAGGACTGGCTCTGCGCTCGACGAACCCTCAGCATTCTCAGCGCCCTTACGAGGAAGTGGAACTGCGAGCTACCCGACGATGCCTCGTTTGTCCTGAGGCGGACCGATGACAAGTTTGGTTACTTCAACACCTCCGACGTCCCATCGTCACCCGGGTCGAGCGTTAAGGCCTCCCCGGGAATGTCGGATGTCGgcttggcctcgacgtcgcacGGGGGCTACTCGCATCCGCAGATGTACAATCCGTCGAACGACAATGCGTCGAGGCATCTGAAACATGTTGCGCTACCTGCTGAGTCCACCATCGACATTGACCATCGAGCAGCGAGCGTTGTTGCTGCCTGCGCCCAACAGCAAAGCCTGCCCATGCCCAACACGGCGCTTGAAGGCGACATAAGGCCCGATTTGCTCACCGAGTGGAACGTTAACACTGCAAGTGCACCACTACCGGTTTCTTTGTCGCCACTCCCTCTTGTCAGCGGGGGTGGTGTGGCggccagcggcagcaacCACCTCGGCATGACGAGAACGGGCGCACGCGCATACGACCATCGACAAATGTCGTCCGGGAAGGGGTTGAATGTCAACGGTCAGCAATGgatcctcgacgacagcgTGCGATGGCAACACAACTTTAATGGCTGGGACCTCGACGGGACCACTGCAGGCAGTTCCATGTTCGCCTTCGACGGCAGCACCAATTGGGACGGCCGCTTCCAGCCAACTGAATCGGATACCGGAGACCAAGCCGCGGCCGGTTTTGACGTCCTAGGCGCGTCATtgagcggcggcagctggcCACCTAACCTGGATTGA